One Defluviimonas aquaemixtae DNA window includes the following coding sequences:
- a CDS encoding esterase/lipase family protein has translation MQFAVVIPGIMGTRLYLRDSQGKRGDQVWPPTPFEATFGYNRLTELQRPDLLVGEPIDNVLCYNFYNLIDSQLEDLGFRADAGPSRRISFGYDWRIDILTTADALAQKLGELHAQGATDIALLAHSMGGLIARLMLEGGKFDAEPWFGNVRLLAMMGTPHMGAPLALARIFGRDSAMGISGADFAKLASNRDYPSGYQLIPAPGETAIWNLDSTDVAPLDPYDPAVAADLGMDSQLVARAKAVHDVLGQGNRPDGARYIYFAGAGHRTATRINVRHQAGVPVDHSRSIVTRTQAAGDGTVPLYSALPVAGQRQIVVNEHATVFKGLPFRKVFFRLMGGDAGEPIEELPDGEPIAGPRLHLSLDAPVYDEGGTIEVVCSVTDPRTDSGLSTVTRIDGALHIQEVDEQQVPKGDPVAVPVSYSGPALSVLTIVVTERLAPGLYNMRFDGNPPSGTPAAFSVRKA, from the coding sequence ATGCAGTTCGCCGTAGTCATTCCCGGCATTATGGGAACCCGACTCTATTTGCGCGATAGCCAAGGCAAGCGCGGCGATCAGGTGTGGCCGCCCACCCCGTTCGAAGCGACGTTCGGGTACAATCGGCTGACGGAACTGCAGCGCCCGGACCTTCTGGTGGGCGAGCCCATCGACAACGTGCTGTGCTACAACTTTTACAACCTGATTGACAGTCAGCTTGAGGACCTCGGGTTCAGGGCAGACGCCGGGCCCTCCCGCAGAATTAGCTTTGGCTACGACTGGCGCATTGACATCCTGACCACTGCCGACGCGCTGGCTCAGAAGCTGGGCGAGCTGCACGCCCAGGGCGCAACGGACATCGCCCTTCTCGCGCATTCGATGGGCGGGCTGATCGCGCGACTGATGCTTGAGGGCGGCAAGTTCGACGCTGAACCATGGTTTGGGAACGTGAGACTCCTCGCGATGATGGGCACGCCGCATATGGGTGCGCCGCTCGCGCTCGCCCGGATATTCGGGCGTGACAGCGCGATGGGAATCAGTGGCGCGGATTTCGCGAAGCTTGCGTCCAATCGCGACTATCCGTCGGGTTACCAGCTCATTCCGGCGCCGGGCGAAACCGCGATCTGGAACCTCGACAGCACCGATGTCGCACCGCTCGATCCCTACGATCCCGCCGTTGCCGCCGATCTGGGCATGGACAGTCAGCTCGTCGCGCGCGCCAAGGCGGTGCACGACGTGCTCGGTCAGGGCAATCGCCCGGACGGTGCGCGCTACATCTACTTCGCGGGGGCCGGCCACCGAACGGCGACGCGCATCAACGTGCGCCATCAGGCGGGCGTGCCGGTCGACCACAGCCGCTCTATCGTCACACGCACGCAGGCCGCTGGCGACGGAACGGTGCCGCTTTACAGCGCCCTGCCCGTGGCCGGCCAGCGTCAGATCGTCGTGAACGAACACGCTACGGTCTTTAAGGGCTTGCCCTTTCGCAAGGTGTTCTTCCGCCTCATGGGTGGGGATGCGGGTGAGCCGATTGAGGAACTGCCGGATGGAGAGCCGATCGCAGGGCCACGCCTGCACCTTTCGCTCGACGCGCCGGTCTACGACGAGGGCGGCACGATAGAAGTCGTCTGCAGCGTCACCGATCCCCGCACCGACAGCGGGCTGAGTACCGTCACTCGCATCGACGGCGCCCTGCACATTCAGGAAGTGGACGAGCAACAGGTGCCGAAGGGAGATCCTGTCGCCGTTCCAGTGAGCTACTCCGGCCCAGCCCTCTCGGTCCTGACCATTGTCGTGACGGAGCGGCTCGCGCCCGGTCTTTACAACATGCGGTTCGACGGGAACCCGCCATCTGGAACGCCTGCTGCGTTCTCTGTTCGGAAGGCGTGA
- a CDS encoding S8 family serine peptidase, whose product MLPPEELASIETGLALCRLIADAPEAPATVSSTLTIEARDFDSGRALILRDARHPVDWLPDLVGAGASGMRTFHIPIAEALHRAAIALTEGSDAPVWITGHGLGGAFAAFEALEHARAGRQVTLCTFGQPRVLNAEEIVPAGLTWHRFETAGDAIPTLPQGFLHSQAPILTSDEAVEEPPDLAALVQRIETVRKAHSEKGAEGVSSVAQSVEGLEPSLAAHRMDEYLSDMSRIMRRKDRLFAATFEFEAEAAIPAAAAPPLIPMPEREANPFTLPESGLGEPLEESSDDFFGDGVAAETFEASELAPEDDADAEFEAAPPPPVAAAAESAVGTPSLPVLIALNRDDWTPPEWVDVLSGVEEFRVARVPEDRLKDLRADPGVFNVELSRVAGTLELNRSVPMVGGDAVHRPDLNERGDRAVIGVIDTGIDILHNAFGDGQGGSRILAVWHQGGSSGPTPHVVDTTFDADFGTLYTAAKIAELRAGPPENIPSVLRDSRMPDAADNGHGTHVASIAAGRAFDAVGEGMAPEAGIIVVVPHIRVGPGDPPSIGYSASHVSALAFLRNVSGGANAILNEARPIAVNISMGMNAGAHDGMTPLETAIDVMTNKGKMPGFAIVKSAGNEGTTSRHARVALANIGKTVSWRVDENAGSSLLYLEAWYSHRHVVRFTLVGPEDSGDLTCEGEGIFTGRVGNAICRMELSHYSDENADSQLTIEIRQDQVPIKAGTWTLAINSVALGGANRDFDIWFENDAPNSVTFVEPDPKITLTVPGTADSVITVAACTKDDMPVLADTSSAGPTRTGKVVKPDISAPGRSIVAARAGTDDPNASMPRSGTSMAAPHVTGAAALVMSALSKQGKVISANSLRAKMSDTVHNSDGVHDTRAGYGVLNAEAFFRKATN is encoded by the coding sequence ATGTTGCCACCCGAAGAACTTGCGTCGATCGAAACGGGACTGGCGCTTTGCCGATTGATCGCCGACGCGCCCGAAGCGCCGGCCACCGTCAGCAGCACGCTCACGATCGAAGCGCGGGACTTCGATAGCGGACGCGCGCTCATCCTGCGCGATGCCCGTCACCCGGTCGATTGGCTCCCGGACCTCGTGGGGGCGGGTGCGTCGGGCATGCGCACGTTCCACATCCCGATTGCGGAGGCGCTGCATCGGGCGGCGATCGCGCTGACGGAGGGCTCGGATGCTCCCGTCTGGATCACAGGGCACGGCCTCGGCGGCGCGTTCGCCGCATTCGAGGCGCTGGAGCATGCACGCGCCGGCAGACAGGTGACGCTCTGCACATTTGGCCAGCCACGCGTCCTGAACGCCGAAGAAATCGTGCCGGCCGGACTGACATGGCATCGCTTTGAAACGGCTGGCGACGCGATCCCGACCCTGCCTCAGGGCTTTCTGCATTCACAAGCACCGATCCTGACAAGCGACGAGGCGGTGGAAGAACCGCCTGATTTGGCCGCGTTGGTCCAGCGGATCGAGACGGTCAGGAAAGCGCACAGCGAAAAAGGGGCGGAGGGGGTGTCGTCTGTGGCGCAGTCGGTCGAGGGGTTGGAGCCAAGTCTAGCTGCGCATCGAATGGACGAGTACCTATCGGATATGTCGCGCATCATGCGCCGCAAGGACCGATTGTTCGCAGCCACGTTCGAATTCGAGGCCGAGGCCGCGATCCCTGCCGCTGCCGCGCCGCCGCTGATTCCCATGCCGGAACGCGAAGCCAATCCGTTCACATTGCCGGAATCCGGCCTCGGCGAGCCACTTGAGGAATCATCGGACGACTTCTTCGGCGACGGCGTGGCGGCCGAGACGTTCGAAGCGTCTGAATTGGCGCCGGAGGACGACGCGGACGCAGAATTTGAAGCTGCACCACCGCCGCCAGTTGCGGCGGCCGCAGAATCCGCCGTCGGAACGCCGAGCCTTCCGGTTCTCATCGCGCTCAATCGCGACGACTGGACGCCGCCCGAATGGGTCGACGTCCTGTCCGGTGTCGAAGAGTTCCGTGTCGCACGAGTGCCCGAAGACCGCCTGAAGGATCTGCGCGCGGATCCGGGCGTGTTCAACGTCGAGCTGAGCCGCGTGGCCGGAACGCTTGAGCTGAACCGCTCGGTTCCGATGGTCGGAGGCGACGCGGTCCATCGGCCCGATCTGAACGAACGCGGCGACCGCGCCGTGATCGGCGTCATCGATACTGGCATCGACATCCTGCACAACGCCTTCGGCGACGGTCAGGGCGGCAGCCGCATCCTCGCTGTCTGGCATCAGGGCGGGAGCAGCGGCCCGACACCGCACGTCGTCGATACGACGTTCGATGCCGATTTCGGAACACTTTACACCGCCGCGAAGATTGCGGAGCTGCGCGCCGGTCCGCCGGAGAATATTCCTTCTGTCCTGCGCGACAGCAGAATGCCGGACGCTGCGGACAACGGCCACGGCACGCATGTCGCCAGCATCGCCGCCGGACGCGCGTTCGACGCCGTCGGAGAGGGCATGGCGCCCGAGGCCGGGATCATCGTCGTCGTGCCGCATATCCGTGTCGGCCCCGGCGATCCGCCGAGCATCGGATATTCGGCAAGTCACGTGAGCGCACTCGCCTTCCTGCGCAATGTCTCGGGCGGCGCGAACGCGATCCTGAACGAGGCGCGCCCGATTGCCGTCAACATCAGCATGGGCATGAACGCAGGCGCGCATGACGGGATGACGCCGCTTGAAACGGCGATCGATGTCATGACGAACAAGGGCAAGATGCCGGGCTTTGCGATCGTGAAGTCCGCGGGCAACGAGGGCACGACGAGCCGTCATGCCCGGGTCGCTCTGGCAAACATCGGCAAGACGGTAAGCTGGAGGGTTGATGAAAACGCCGGCTCGTCCCTCCTGTATCTTGAGGCGTGGTATTCACATCGGCACGTCGTTCGCTTCACGCTCGTCGGTCCGGAGGATTCGGGGGACCTTACCTGCGAGGGCGAAGGTATCTTCACGGGCCGGGTCGGCAACGCGATCTGCCGGATGGAGCTCAGCCACTACAGCGACGAAAACGCCGACAGCCAGCTAACGATCGAAATCCGGCAGGACCAAGTGCCGATCAAGGCCGGCACATGGACGCTTGCCATTAACAGCGTCGCGCTCGGCGGGGCGAACCGTGATTTCGACATTTGGTTCGAGAATGATGCACCGAACAGCGTGACCTTCGTCGAGCCCGATCCCAAGATCACGCTGACCGTTCCCGGCACGGCAGATTCCGTCATCACGGTCGCCGCCTGCACGAAAGACGACATGCCGGTTCTCGCAGATACCTCGTCGGCCGGCCCGACGCGAACCGGAAAGGTCGTCAAGCCCGACATCTCGGCGCCTGGACGGTCGATCGTCGCGGCGCGGGCGGGGACTGACGATCCGAACGCATCGATGCCCAGAAGCGGCACCAGCATGGCCGCGCCGCATGTGACCGGCGCCGCGGCTCTTGTCATGTCGGCGCTCTCGAAGCAGGGCAAGGTTATCAGCGCGAACAGCCTGCGCGCCAAGATGTCGGACACGGTTCATAACAGCGACGGCGTCCATGACACGCGGGCGGGCTACGGCGTCCTTAACGCCGAGGCGTTCTTCCGGAAGGCGACGAACTGA
- a CDS encoding LacI family DNA-binding transcriptional regulator gives MANRPTIADIAQRAGVSVAPVARVLNGHGQECLGTVRRVYDKGLRDMVGAAGMEWTA, from the coding sequence TTGGCCAATCGACCGACCATCGCGGATATTGCACAGAGAGCCGGGGTTAGCGTCGCACCCGTCGCCCGCGTATTGAACGGACACGGCCAGGAATGCCTAGGCACGGTTCGCCGCGTCTATGACAAGGGGTTGCGCGACATGGTCGGGGCGGCCGGCATGGAATGGACGGCATGA
- a CDS encoding invasion associated locus B family protein encodes MISRASRKAGAMFLSLGVAFIWSTAGAVAQVSTNRVAAETDWSVFVEDEPKECWGVSAPKETVNTRDGQAVSVRRGDILLFVTYRPGAKGEVSFTGGYPFAGGSTVNLDIGGTKFDLITDGEWAWSGSAEEDTRIIDALKAGVSAVLTARSSRGTQTQDTFSLLGVSAALDEAAKRCTG; translated from the coding sequence ATGATTTCACGAGCTTCGCGCAAGGCCGGCGCCATGTTCCTGTCGCTTGGCGTGGCATTCATTTGGTCGACGGCAGGGGCGGTCGCGCAGGTGTCCACAAACCGCGTGGCGGCCGAGACCGACTGGAGCGTCTTCGTCGAGGACGAACCGAAGGAATGCTGGGGCGTCTCCGCCCCCAAGGAAACGGTGAACACCCGCGATGGACAGGCCGTCTCGGTTCGGCGCGGCGACATTCTGCTGTTCGTCACATACCGCCCGGGCGCGAAGGGTGAGGTATCCTTCACCGGCGGCTATCCGTTCGCCGGCGGCTCGACCGTCAATCTCGACATCGGGGGGACGAAGTTCGACCTGATTACCGACGGAGAGTGGGCGTGGTCCGGATCGGCGGAGGAGGATACCCGCATCATCGACGCGCTAAAGGCGGGCGTCTCAGCCGTGCTGACGGCGCGGTCGAGCCGGGGCACCCAGACGCAGGACACATTCTCGCTTCTGGGCGTGAGCGCGGCGCTGGACGAGGCCGCGAAGCGCTGCACGGGGTAA
- a CDS encoding asparaginase: MIELWRGGILESVHSGHAVICDDRGEIVEAWGDPDAVIFPRSSCKMIQALPLIESGAADAAGLDERRLALACASHNGAAIHTEPVARWLADLNLGDADLRCGPQMPDDLPARRELICSDNAPCQLHNNCSGKHAGFLTLTRHLNAGPEYVELDHPVQQAVRAAFEDVTALGSPGHGIDGCSAPNFATTVHGLARAMAFFAVADPEGPRRERAAARLTRAMTAFPELVAGEGRACTALMRATGGKVAVKTGAEAVFVAILPSLRRGVAVKIADGATRASEAAITALLMRSSVLDPGDPVVERYLTGPILSRRGFVAGEMKLASGFAA, translated from the coding sequence ATGATTGAGCTCTGGCGGGGCGGCATTCTGGAAAGCGTACATTCGGGCCATGCGGTGATCTGCGACGACCGGGGAGAGATCGTCGAGGCCTGGGGCGATCCCGACGCGGTGATCTTCCCGCGCTCATCGTGCAAGATGATTCAGGCATTGCCTCTGATCGAAAGTGGGGCGGCCGATGCAGCGGGGCTCGACGAACGACGGCTGGCTCTGGCCTGCGCCAGCCACAACGGCGCGGCGATTCATACCGAACCGGTTGCGCGCTGGTTGGCCGATTTGAATTTGGGTGATGCGGACCTGCGCTGCGGCCCGCAGATGCCGGATGATTTGCCGGCGCGCAGAGAGCTGATCTGTTCTGATAACGCGCCCTGCCAGCTTCATAACAACTGTTCCGGCAAACATGCAGGCTTTCTGACCCTGACGCGGCATCTGAACGCAGGACCGGAATACGTCGAACTGGACCATCCGGTGCAGCAGGCGGTTCGCGCGGCATTCGAGGACGTGACGGCGCTTGGTTCGCCCGGCCACGGAATCGACGGCTGCTCGGCCCCCAATTTCGCGACAACCGTACATGGCCTTGCCCGCGCGATGGCATTCTTCGCAGTTGCCGATCCCGAAGGTCCCCGGCGCGAACGCGCCGCCGCGCGGCTGACGCGCGCCATGACCGCTTTCCCGGAGCTTGTTGCGGGTGAGGGACGCGCCTGCACGGCGTTGATGCGCGCCACAGGCGGCAAGGTCGCGGTCAAGACCGGGGCCGAGGCGGTGTTCGTCGCCATCCTGCCCAGCCTCAGGCGGGGCGTCGCGGTAAAGATCGCCGACGGTGCGACCCGCGCATCGGAGGCAGCGATTACCGCGCTACTGATGCGGTCCAGTGTGCTCGACCCCGGTGACCCGGTCGTCGAGCGTTACCTGACCGGCCCGATCCTGAGCCGTCGCGGCTTCGTCGCCGGGGAGATGAAACTAGCGTCCGGCTTCGCCGCGTGA
- a CDS encoding SRPBCC family protein: protein MSDIRLERDLNVSVDELWDFVTTTDGLLHWWGPDGFTIREHTLDFTRLGPWFSIMQSPEGNRFKVSGEVTHVRPKMSVGFTWAWHDEEDERGPESHVTLSVSPLEDERARLILDHMELADAEAAQRHYAGWISCLKKLERQFAPA, encoded by the coding sequence ATGTCCGACATCCGACTCGAACGCGACCTCAATGTTTCGGTAGACGAGCTTTGGGACTTTGTAACCACGACCGACGGTCTGCTGCACTGGTGGGGACCCGACGGGTTCACGATCCGTGAACACACGCTTGACTTCACGCGGCTCGGCCCGTGGTTCTCGATCATGCAGAGCCCCGAGGGCAACCGTTTCAAGGTCTCGGGAGAGGTCACTCATGTGCGGCCGAAAATGTCCGTGGGATTCACTTGGGCGTGGCACGACGAGGAAGATGAACGCGGCCCCGAAAGCCATGTGACGCTCAGTGTCAGCCCGCTTGAGGACGAGCGCGCGCGCCTGATCCTCGACCACATGGAACTCGCGGATGCCGAGGCCGCGCAGCGGCACTACGCGGGCTGGATCTCGTGTCTGAAGAAGCTGGAGCGGCAATTCGCCCCAGCCTGA
- a CDS encoding ArsR/SmtB family transcription factor, with the protein MPQLPALFAALSDETRFSIVERLLGKGEQSAGDLADVADITAPAISRHLKVLREAGIVTQRIDGQRRIYAVAPESLQAISSWVIAHRDFWEGSLNRLEAAIENRRTESF; encoded by the coding sequence ATGCCTCAGCTGCCCGCCCTCTTCGCCGCTCTGTCCGACGAGACCCGCTTTTCCATCGTCGAGCGTCTCCTGGGCAAGGGCGAACAGTCAGCGGGAGACCTCGCTGACGTAGCCGACATTACGGCACCGGCGATCTCGCGGCACCTCAAGGTCCTGCGCGAAGCCGGGATCGTGACGCAGCGCATTGACGGCCAGCGCCGAATCTACGCCGTCGCGCCGGAATCGCTCCAGGCGATTTCATCGTGGGTCATCGCGCATCGCGACTTCTGGGAAGGAAGCCTGAACCGGCTGGAAGCAGCTATCGAGAACCGCAGGACGGAGAGTTTCTGA
- the serB gene encoding phosphoserine phosphatase SerB, with the protein MHAVTLLADPARANLDRAAVEALRDAWGGGIAEWLNPGIAAEFDVEDIPENRWQVWQDLQRIGVDLVIQPAERRRKKMLIADMDSTMIGQECIDELADMAGVGARVADITARAMNGELDFEGALLERVGLLRDLPETVIAQVLAERITYTAGGRELIATMKANGGHAVLVSGGFTAFSEVVAAHLGFDESRANILLVENGRLTGDVARPILGREAKMTALKQISAQLGIGHEDVIAVGDGANDLGMLGLAGTGVALHAKPSVAAQCDIRINRGDLTALLYIQGYAAGDFA; encoded by the coding sequence ATGCACGCCGTGACCCTTCTCGCCGACCCGGCCCGCGCCAATCTCGACCGCGCCGCGGTGGAAGCCCTGCGCGATGCCTGGGGCGGCGGCATCGCTGAATGGCTGAACCCCGGCATCGCCGCCGAATTCGACGTCGAAGACATTCCCGAAAACCGCTGGCAGGTCTGGCAAGATCTTCAGCGCATCGGCGTCGATCTGGTGATCCAGCCGGCCGAGCGGCGGCGCAAGAAGATGCTCATCGCCGACATGGACTCCACCATGATCGGGCAGGAATGCATCGACGAGCTCGCCGACATGGCCGGAGTCGGCGCCCGCGTCGCCGACATCACCGCGCGCGCGATGAACGGAGAGCTCGATTTCGAAGGCGCACTCCTCGAGCGGGTCGGGCTGCTGCGCGACCTTCCCGAGACGGTGATCGCGCAGGTCCTCGCCGAACGCATCACCTACACCGCCGGCGGCCGCGAGCTCATCGCCACGATGAAGGCGAACGGCGGCCATGCGGTCCTCGTCTCGGGCGGCTTCACCGCCTTCAGCGAGGTCGTCGCCGCCCATCTCGGCTTCGACGAAAGCCGCGCCAATATACTCTTGGTCGAAAACGGCCGGCTGACCGGCGACGTTGCGCGCCCGATTCTCGGACGCGAGGCGAAGATGACCGCCCTAAAGCAAATCTCCGCACAACTCGGGATCGGCCACGAGGACGTAATCGCTGTCGGCGACGGCGCGAACGACCTCGGCATGCTTGGTCTCGCGGGAACGGGCGTCGCCTTGCACGCGAAGCCCTCCGTTGCGGCGCAATGCGACATCCGCATCAATCGTGGCGATCTGACTGCGCTGCTCTACATACAGGGCTACGCGGCGGGCGATTTCGCGTGA
- a CDS encoding phosphoserine transaminase — MSDLTIPAARPVNPRFSSGPCAKFPGYSLDMLADAPLGRSHRAAAGRAKLKEAIELTREVLRVPADYRIGIVPASDTGAVEMAMWSLLGARPVEMLAWESFGEGWVTDAVKQLKLDATVRKAPYGEIVDFAEVDFDKDVVFTWNGTTSGVRVPNGDAISADRAGLTICDATSAAFAMHLPWDRLDVVTFSWQKVLGGEAAHGMLILSPRAVERLESYTPAWPLPKIFRLTKGGKLIEGIFAGETINTPSMLCVEDYLAALKWAKGLGGLRALIARADANAEAVRDFIADKDWIADLAVDPATASTTSVCLKFTDPRIGDGAAFAKAVAKRLEAEGVALDAGAYRDAPPGLRIWCGSTVETSDVQALMPWIEWAYRSEIAALQAAA; from the coding sequence ATGTCTGATCTGACGATCCCGGCCGCGCGGCCGGTCAATCCGCGCTTTTCATCCGGCCCCTGTGCCAAGTTTCCCGGATATTCGCTGGATATGCTTGCCGACGCGCCACTCGGCCGGTCGCACCGCGCCGCGGCGGGCAGGGCGAAGCTGAAGGAGGCGATCGAGCTGACGCGCGAGGTGCTGCGGGTCCCGGCGGACTACCGCATCGGGATCGTGCCCGCCTCGGATACCGGCGCGGTCGAGATGGCGATGTGGTCGCTTCTGGGGGCGCGGCCGGTCGAGATGCTCGCCTGGGAGTCGTTCGGCGAGGGCTGGGTCACGGACGCCGTCAAGCAGCTGAAGCTCGATGCCACCGTGCGCAAGGCGCCTTATGGCGAGATCGTGGACTTCGCCGAGGTCGATTTCGACAAGGATGTGGTCTTCACCTGGAACGGCACGACGAGCGGCGTGCGCGTGCCGAACGGTGATGCGATCTCGGCGGATCGGGCGGGCCTCACGATCTGTGATGCCACGTCGGCGGCCTTTGCGATGCACCTTCCGTGGGACAGGCTCGATGTCGTCACCTTCTCCTGGCAGAAGGTGCTGGGCGGCGAGGCGGCGCACGGGATGCTGATCCTCTCGCCCCGCGCCGTGGAGCGGCTGGAAAGCTACACGCCCGCCTGGCCCCTGCCGAAGATCTTCCGGCTGACGAAAGGCGGCAAGCTCATCGAAGGCATCTTCGCCGGAGAGACGATCAACACGCCGTCGATGCTCTGCGTCGAAGACTATCTCGCCGCGTTGAAATGGGCGAAAGGGCTCGGCGGCCTCAGGGCGCTGATCGCGCGGGCCGACGCGAACGCCGAGGCGGTGCGCGACTTCATCGCGGACAAGGACTGGATCGCCGATCTGGCGGTCGATCCGGCGACGGCGTCGACGACGAGCGTCTGCTTGAAGTTCACGGATCCGCGCATCGGCGACGGCGCGGCCTTTGCCAAGGCGGTCGCGAAGCGACTTGAGGCGGAGGGCGTCGCGCTCGACGCGGGTGCCTATCGCGACGCGCCGCCGGGGCTTCGCATCTGGTGCGGATCGACGGTCGAGACGTCCGACGTTCAGGCCCTGATGCCCTGGATCGAGTGGGCCTACCGATCCGAGATCGCGGCACTTCAGGCCGCCGCCTGA
- the serA gene encoding phosphoglycerate dehydrogenase, with protein MAPKVLVSDKLSETAVQVFRDRGVEVDYLPDLGKDKDALLARIGDYDGLAIRSATKVTEKLLAAADRLKVIGRAGIGVDNVDVSAASKKGVIVMNTPFGNSVTTAEHAIAMMFAVARQLPEASASTHDGKWEKNRFMGVELFNKTLGVIGAGNIGSIVCDRALGLHMKVIAYDPYLSEERAKSMGVTKVDLDELLARADFITLHVPLTDKTRNILSAEAISKTKTGVRIINCARGGLVDEKALAEALKSGRVAGAAFDVFEVEPATDSPLFHLPNVVVTPHLGASTSEAQENVAIQVAEQMSDYLLTGAVQNALNMPSVTAEEAAVMGPWLKLAGHLGAFAGQLTDEPIKAINVLYDGNVSHMNLDALNCAAISGIMKATNPDVNLVSAPIIARERGIKIATTRQEKGGVFEGYMKLTVVTGKRERSIAGTVFSDGKPRFIQIKGITIDAEIGAHMLYTTNRDEPGIIGTLGHTLGDAGVNIANFTLGRSAQGGDAIALLYLDEAPNPEVLKQLEATGLFQQVRPLVFDVA; from the coding sequence ATGGCTCCCAAAGTACTTGTATCCGACAAGCTCTCCGAAACCGCCGTCCAAGTCTTCCGCGACCGAGGGGTCGAGGTCGACTACTTGCCCGATCTCGGCAAGGACAAGGACGCGCTCCTCGCGCGGATCGGCGACTATGACGGCCTCGCGATCCGATCCGCGACGAAAGTGACAGAGAAGCTGCTGGCCGCCGCCGACAGGCTCAAGGTCATCGGCCGCGCCGGGATCGGCGTTGACAATGTCGACGTTTCGGCGGCGTCGAAGAAGGGCGTCATCGTGATGAACACGCCCTTCGGCAACTCCGTTACGACTGCGGAACACGCGATCGCGATGATGTTCGCGGTCGCCCGGCAGCTTCCGGAAGCTTCGGCCTCGACCCATGACGGCAAGTGGGAGAAGAACCGCTTCATGGGCGTAGAGCTTTTCAACAAGACGCTCGGCGTGATCGGCGCGGGCAATATCGGCTCTATCGTCTGCGACCGGGCGCTGGGCCTGCACATGAAGGTTATTGCCTATGACCCGTATCTCTCAGAAGAGCGGGCGAAGTCCATGGGTGTCACGAAGGTCGATCTGGACGAGCTTCTGGCGCGGGCGGATTTTATCACACTGCACGTGCCGCTGACCGACAAGACGCGGAACATCCTTTCGGCCGAAGCCATCAGCAAGACCAAGACGGGCGTGCGCATCATCAACTGCGCACGCGGCGGTCTCGTCGATGAAAAGGCGCTTGCCGAAGCGCTCAAATCTGGCCGGGTCGCCGGCGCAGCCTTCGACGTCTTCGAGGTAGAGCCGGCGACGGACTCGCCGCTCTTCCACCTCCCGAACGTCGTCGTCACGCCGCATCTCGGCGCCTCGACGTCGGAGGCGCAGGAGAACGTCGCAATCCAGGTTGCCGAACAGATGTCGGACTACCTGCTGACCGGCGCGGTTCAGAACGCGCTCAACATGCCATCCGTCACCGCCGAAGAAGCCGCCGTCATGGGGCCGTGGCTAAAGCTCGCCGGGCATCTCGGGGCGTTCGCGGGACAACTCACCGACGAACCGATTAAGGCGATCAACGTGCTTTACGACGGCAATGTCAGCCACATGAACCTCGATGCGCTGAACTGCGCCGCCATATCCGGCATCATGAAGGCCACGAACCCGGACGTGAACTTGGTCTCGGCCCCGATCATCGCGCGTGAACGCGGGATCAAGATCGCGACGACGCGGCAGGAAAAGGGCGGCGTCTTCGAGGGCTACATGAAGCTCACGGTCGTGACCGGCAAGCGCGAGCGCTCGATCGCGGGCACGGTCTTTTCCGACGGCAAGCCTCGTTTCATCCAGATCAAGGGCATCACAATCGATGCCGAGATCGGGGCGCATATGCTTTACACCACGAACCGGGACGAGCCGGGCATTATCGGCACGCTCGGCCACACGCTCGGCGATGCGGGCGTTAACATCGCCAACTTCACGCTAGGCCGCTCCGCGCAGGGCGGCGACGCGATAGCGCTTCTCTACCTCGACGAGGCGCCGAACCCAGAGGTCCTGAAACAGCTCGAGGCGACGGGCTTGTTCCAGCAGGTACGTCCGTTGGTGTTCGACGTCGCCTGA